Genomic DNA from Vreelandella subglaciescola:
TTTGTGCTGGTGCGCGACGCCGTCGCCAGCGCTGCGCTGGCCCGCTATGTCGACGGCTGGCGCTTTCGTATTGCACCGTTGCGCCCGCTGCCGGAGACGGCACAGGCAAGGCTGAAGGCACTGATGGCGCTGTTGCCCGATGACGTATTGATGGTGCAGTCAAGCGAAGTAGCGCTCACGCTGTGGTGGTGGGAGTCGGGCACCGCCGAAAGCTTTGCGCCCTGCGTTGACGCGGCCGCGGTGCTTCGCGATAGCCTGGGCGGCTATGCCGATCGCCCCGGCGTCAGGCCGTTGGCCGTACCGAGCGTGGCTCCTGAAATTCGTTAGTCGCACGTATCCGCGGTCTGATCGCGCTCCTGTAGCGTCAGGCCGTTGTCTTCGATAATAGCTAGCCAGCGATCCAGCTGTTCGATATCGTCTTCGCTTAAACCGGCGAGCATTTCCTGGCGGGCGTCATCAGCGACGCGGCCGATTTTTTCCAGTAGCGGCATGGCCTCGGCGGTCAGATACAGACGCTTGGTACGCCGGTCGCTTTCGCAGGCGCGGCGTTCAATCAGGCCCTGATCCTCCAGCTGGCCAAGCGTACGCACCAGCGACGGCGCCTCGACGCCGATGGCGCGAGCCAGATCACACTGTGGCTGACCGTCGCCCATGCGCCAGAGATGATACAGCGTGACCCAGCGCGTCTGGGTCAGCCCCAGAGGCGCCAGACGCCGGTCCAGAATGGAGCGCCAGAGATGGGGAAGACGGGCAATGCGAAAACCAAGTGACGTAGCCATGGGTGACAAACTACCTGCAGAGAAACGATCGTGAGAATTGTCATCGTGAGGCGGGTGGAATGCAAGGTAAAGCTCAGCCTGACCCCTAAACCTACGGTGCGCTTTTGCCTTGCCCGGGAATAAACCCGCGCAAGTGTAACCGGCTGATGCCGGTCGGACGAATATGGCTATCCGCCTGAGTGGCGCGCGCAGGCTCATCATCGACGTGAAAGCGCAGCAACCCGAGCCGCTGGCCGCCTTCGGTCATGATATCTACCCGCCAGTCGCCACGCGGATCATCGGGAAAGTTCGTCTTGTGGCTCCAGGCGCGGTACCCCTGTTCGCGCCCGCCAGCGATATCCAGCGCAATGCTGTCAAGGCGCTCGCCATTCTGATGCCAGACGTGGGTGATGGTTTCGCTCAGGCCGCGTGGCGCACGAATGGCGGTGTACACGTAAAGCCCCTGGGCCTGCAGGGCGTCGGGGGTCAGGGCGATGCTCCCCTGGGGCGTTCGCCGTTGAATATCCAACGCCGGTGACAGGGCGCTGCCGGTCATCCACAGACTTACCGGCGGCACCCAGATGCGTCCCATGAACCCGCCCAGCGTAAGCAGCAGGGCAATGGCAAAAAAGGCCAGCCAGCGCCCCGG
This window encodes:
- a CDS encoding preprotein translocase subunit YajC, producing MEWLIIGFIVMMVISPVMWLKPSPRQHRHTQLRAMARDNGVEVARQDAPLHLVRGKMPAYRLRYPGEHPGPDFVLVRDAVASAALARYVDGWRFRIAPLRPLPETAQARLKALMALLPDDVLMVQSSEVALTLWWWESGTAESFAPCVDAAAVLRDSLGGYADRPGVRPLAVPSVAPEIR
- the slyA gene encoding transcriptional regulator SlyA gives rise to the protein MATSLGFRIARLPHLWRSILDRRLAPLGLTQTRWVTLYHLWRMGDGQPQCDLARAIGVEAPSLVRTLGQLEDQGLIERRACESDRRTKRLYLTAEAMPLLEKIGRVADDARQEMLAGLSEDDIEQLDRWLAIIEDNGLTLQERDQTADTCD